TCTTTAACGGGACAGGCACCACCGTCCAAAATACCGGCACGCTCGCCAATGCCGACCTGAACATGCTCAATAGTGATAATCAGGCCGCGGACCTCTATGGTAGCGCAGGCTCCGGTGTTTCGGGCTCGGCTTCCGATTTCAGCTTTAACAATACGGCGTCCACCGGTATGGGAACCGTTTCCGGTCAGAGTTTTGTCGGGGGACGTGCTGAAGCTTCGAGCTCCTTCAGCATGGACTCACAGGCGTCCTTTACGATCACCGGTTGGCTCAATACAACCGCCCTTGAAGGGTCGTCCGGGAATATCCTGGATCTGTATAATACGAGTGGTGAAAACCCGGTGGGGGTTCGCCTGTCCTATTCGCTTGGATCGGGGGGTACGGTTGGTTCTCTTGGGCTGAAAATTAATGGTGAGAACTATCCCTCCAGTACGGGAGGTGGCACTTTCCATTCCGGAGGGGAATGGGTGTTCTTTGCTGTGACCTACGATGGTACTGCGACCACGAACAATGTTGTTTTCTACATTGGGGATAAGGAGACCTCGGTCGTCAAGAATGCCACCCGTAGTAGTGCAGAAGGCACGGTTGCCTTTACGGATGCAGACATGACGATCGGTAATGTCGAGGGCTGGAACGGCCGCCCCTTTGACGGTATGCTGGATGATATCCGCATGTTTGGGTCAACGACTGATGCTTCTGGCGTCCTGTCGATCTCCGAGATCGAGGCCTACCGCGCCGCTGATGCCATCCCCGAGCCGAGCGAGTCCGCAATGATCCTCGGTGGTGTCTTACTGCTGCTGGCGCTGCTTCGCCGCCGCGCCTCCAAGTAGATCGTATTTCGTTTTAAAAAATCCCCTGATCACCCACAGTAGACAGGTATCTCCCTGTTGCTTGACGCCTCAAAAATGAAAAATTCGTATAAAATAAGAGTATGTATGTTGATCGGCACGCTGGCTGTTATGGCTGGCTCCGTGGTCAAGGCTGACCAGCCATCGTCAGCCTTGACCAACCCCGGCTTTGAGGCGCCGTATACACCAGCAGTCAGCACGTCACATGGGATAAGTGGCAAGGCGACTGTGACGGGGGAAATCGCCAAGGGATGGAGCGATAACTCCTCGTGGGCACCGGTGGTGGTGCACTACAGTGAGGCTTCAGGACTGGATGCCCACAGTGGAGATAGCGCTCAGCAGATTGCTATCGAGTCGATGAAGGACGGGCGCTTGCAGTTCGTTCAGCCCGTACAGATGAAGGCGGGGGAGGCTTACCGTGGCTCTATGTGGCTGCGGGCGTCGGGGTTTGTGACGGCGACGCTGTCGTTTCAAATGACGAAAAAGCCTTACCGTGCCGTCTCGCAGCAGCACATCGTTATCTCGCCGGAGTGGCGGGAGTACTCGGTCAGTGGGATGTCTAAGGAGGGTGAGCGAGCCTTTTTCATGCTGGGGATACCCAAGCTGGGTGATAGTTCCGCCACGATCTGGGTGGATGACGCCTCGGTTAAGAATATGGGTGATGCCGGCTCGGAGGCTCCTCCCCGGGAGGGCAACCTGCTCAACAACGGTTCGTTCGAGACAGAACTCTCCGGTGGATGGGGTGTATGGGTACGTGAATATAACTACCTGCAGGACGCCATTCGCACGGAGTTTCAGGACGATCGTCCCAGCTTTGACACCGAGACAAAAGTCGATGGGGTTCAATCCCTGCGCATTGATGTGCCCGATGCCCGCGCCGCGCTAGTGGCTTCGCCCTTTGTGCCGTACCATTTCAATCGTGAGCATACAGCCTCGATTATGCTTAAGGCAAGTCGGCCGACGATGGCGACTTTTTACATCGATGGTGTTCCGGATAGCCAAAAGCGGATCATGATCGAAAAGGAGTGGAAGCGCTTTTCGGTCTCGGCGGAGCTGCCCTATGGCGAGATGACACGTTTTGTCCTGCGACTGTGGCCGGATAAGGCGACAACGATCTGGGCTGACGCTGCGCAAATCGAAGAAAAGCCGGAAGCGACCGAAGAGTATATAGCCGCATGGCCGGTTGAATTGGGGATCAACGTCACGCGTCCGGGCGGAATTGTTTTCGATGGGGAAGCTGCTCCGGTGCTTATCACGACAGGTGGTGAACCTCTCCCTGAGGGTGCGCATCTGAGCTGGGAAGTGCATGCCCTAAAGGGTGAAAATGTCACGCTGCCGGATCTGGCGCTGCCTGCCACAACAGTCGAGGCCCCCCAGTCACGTATGGAGTATGAGATCGAACCTTCAGCAGAGGGACCCCGCGGGATGTTTATGATCCGCGGTAAGGTCGTCGATGCCGAGGGGAACGATCTGTCGGCACCCGTTGAGGCGATCTTTGCCCGCCTGCCGCAGCCCCGCGAGCTTCCTGCCGAGAAGTCCTTCTTTGGCGCTCACTGCCACCTGACTCCCGAGCTGATCGAGATCCTGCGCGGGACGGGGTTCCGCTGGGTGCGCCTGCATGATACCAGTAACCTCACCAAGTGGCGCTACGTGGAAGAGAACAAGGGTGAATTTGTCTTCCAGGACGAGGGCATCGATGCCGCCCGTGCCGCTGGACTGCAGATTCTTGGCATGCTCGACGGTGCACCGCCCTGGGCGATGAAAGAGCCGCGTGCCCTGCTCGGTAATCACTCTGTCTATAACCTGCCGGATATCCCCAACGCCTATGAGTATTGGGCCCGTTACGTGGACAAAACGGTGGAGCACTACAAGGGCCGCGTTGACTACTGGGAGGTCTGGAATGAGC
This genomic interval from Ruficoccus sp. ZRK36 contains the following:
- a CDS encoding endo-1,4-beta-xylanase produces the protein MLIGTLAVMAGSVVKADQPSSALTNPGFEAPYTPAVSTSHGISGKATVTGEIAKGWSDNSSWAPVVVHYSEASGLDAHSGDSAQQIAIESMKDGRLQFVQPVQMKAGEAYRGSMWLRASGFVTATLSFQMTKKPYRAVSQQHIVISPEWREYSVSGMSKEGERAFFMLGIPKLGDSSATIWVDDASVKNMGDAGSEAPPREGNLLNNGSFETELSGGWGVWVREYNYLQDAIRTEFQDDRPSFDTETKVDGVQSLRIDVPDARAALVASPFVPYHFNREHTASIMLKASRPTMATFYIDGVPDSQKRIMIEKEWKRFSVSAELPYGEMTRFVLRLWPDKATTIWADAAQIEEKPEATEEYIAAWPVELGINVTRPGGIVFDGEAAPVLITTGGEPLPEGAHLSWEVHALKGENVTLPDLALPATTVEAPQSRMEYEIEPSAEGPRGMFMIRGKVVDAEGNDLSAPVEAIFARLPQPRELPAEKSFFGAHCHLTPELIEILRGTGFRWVRLHDTSNLTKWRYVEENKGEFVFQDEGIDAARAAGLQILGMLDGAPPWAMKEPRALLGNHSVYNLPDIPNAYEYWARYVDKTVEHYKGRVDYWEVWNEPWANESRFGLSSEMYADLLMYAYDAAKDANPESVIVGVNSVAHSKQGDDFTAGVLAITGLDYFDIFSVHNYNPSLYGGHPSQADKIVEKFDGYMAKYGEPKPIWDTEGGPGVTTSWYWANEDDEMMIRQQMAHLVRFDVTQMAAGIERFFYYSIYFHQSRGAKSGFPTVEHDRSIHPVMAVSAVLASLVDGATSKGYVTPQDGIEGYRFVQDDGMDISVLWSVDGSVQEYLKQKDTEVWDVLGNSLDSSTIPLSVEPIYVIRKQP
- a CDS encoding LamG domain-containing protein; translated protein: MNIRSILLGGTALIVTPILANAQTMLVEYLFNGTGTTVQNTGTLANADLNMLNSDNQAADLYGSAGSGVSGSASDFSFNNTASTGMGTVSGQSFVGGRAEASSSFSMDSQASFTITGWLNTTALEGSSGNILDLYNTSGENPVGVRLSYSLGSGGTVGSLGLKINGENYPSSTGGGTFHSGGEWVFFAVTYDGTATTNNVVFYIGDKETSVVKNATRSSAEGTVAFTDADMTIGNVEGWNGRPFDGMLDDIRMFGSTTDASGVLSISEIEAYRAADAIPEPSESAMILGGVLLLLALLRRRASK